In the genome of Carassius gibelio isolate Cgi1373 ecotype wild population from Czech Republic chromosome A25, carGib1.2-hapl.c, whole genome shotgun sequence, the window actAGTTAGGCCACACTTCATCTCTGCAGTGCTTTGCCCTTGAAGGATTTCCACACCACCTGGCCGGGAGTCAAAAAAGACAGGTTCACGGCAGAAAGTCTTCAGTGTCCTTTTGCTCTCTGTCTTGGTCATCCTGGCTGCGCTACTGACCTCCACTTCTTCTGAACACATCCTGTTTTTCATGGACAGGAGCTGGATGTCTGAATGCACATTGGCGACTGTGTGGCGTCGCACACCGCCAGTCCTTTCCAAATAGGCTTCACCCTCGTGTTCGATTAGAGGTGCCAGGAAAGACTCGTGGGCAAAATGTGTCACCATGATCTCAGGTTGACTGAGGTGTGGCGTGTCGACCAATCTCAAGCCTTCCAGACGATCCTCTGCGGAGGAAGCGATTATGATGCCGGTTAGATTTAATGCTGACTACAACATGCAGAAGTTGATTGAAAACACAGAGTTATTGTATGTGTGCACTGAattgttaatgcattttttatattttaattgaccCAGACAAAGAAAGATAATCCTGTCATTGACCCACAAACCAAAAACAAGGAAAAGCATAAAATGATTGACCACCTGAAGAGAAATCGTTAGGATTCATGTTGAGGTAGTTACTCAGGTAGGGAGATATAACCATTTCCACTAGCCTCTCGAGTAGGAAATACTCCTGCGTAGGACCATTAGGCTCATGAATGCCCTGCtccaagaaaaacaaaacacaaaaggaACATGAAAATAAGGATTCAAAGCAAAGAGGTGGCATTCACTGCCGGTGGATGAATAGTTAAATATCTGGGTTCAATCCCAAGACAGATGACAAGTGGGAGTAAATGAGGAACGGATGACGCATCAGTGTGCTTCATCACCATTAAGCCCTTAAGCAAGACACTGTATCCCTGTGGTACTCAGCCTTGTTCTGGAACAAAGCTGACAAGCTTCTTTTGTATGGAGAAGCCATATTTGATAAATGAACGCTGGGTCAAGGTGCCTGATTTCATGGAGGCTCTTCAAATCTCATCTGAGATTACGGAAACACAAAGCAGATCCGATATGTTCCCACACCACACTCAGGGAATGCTCTCCTAACGCTCATTTATCTTCATATCTCTGCTTCATATTCTCACCTGTGCATTAACAACATATTGCATATGTATGCGTTACATTTATGTCTCAAtagttgatttttattaaaataatatatacactattatagtattttttcgattttaaatttagcttttatttagcttagttttttttttgttacatgcttatcatatttcatatatctctattttttttattttagttttagttagtttaGTACTTCAATTTcaatttgttgtattttatatCAATTAATTGCAAAAGGcaaaaatttgacattttcaggATTTGGAagttgaatttttcttttttgatttttacattttttttaaattattttattatttaattgtacttTAGGTTAACAATACAACACAGATATGAAGGTCAGGCCTATATACCTTTTTGTATATAAACTTTCCGatatacaattttcataatttatcCGGACCAGATTTTCaatcttaaaatataattcaatttttagaATTATCAGGATGTGAACAGAGATATAATAAAcaccaaaaatatttatatttaatatttatagtatgaaaaatatttatttataactgcTGGATGTGTTcactttttatctatttttttatttttatgaaaatgatacatatatatatttatttaaaatgataaaataatattttctgttcAAACCACTAAATTCATTTGAGCActtttgtcaaataaaatgcTAGTTATACCATTATCAGgatgtataaaatgtaatttccatcACAAAACTACAGATGTGGTGGAAATGTTCAGGATGCGTCATAAAATCAGACATTATTAGAGCACAAATGACCTCGTGAGAGCTCACCTGCAGGATCAGCAGCATCTGTGTGATTGGCGGAGGATATGAGGAGCCCTGAAACATGTTCTCCACAGGAAGCTTCAACAGAACCATGTTCCTGAAGCCTAGCAGAGCCATCTGCCTCACAGTCAACTCCTGACCCTAAACCAGCCAAAAAAACACCAATCACCATAGTATCATTAACTCGACACCAACCCACTACTTTGAATGGTAGGTGACATCATTTTAATACCTGCACGGGATAGAAAATAGCTTGAAGAGTTGGCAGGATGTCTGTGAAAAACCTCACCCACATCTCAGACAGCGCTTGAAGACGGCTTTCATCTGGGCATGAGAAATGACACAAGAATGCAAGGAGCGATTCAATTACATCTGTTAGAGCTCACGCAGGCCATGAAATGCACCAGTAAGACCTATAAAATGGGTTAAGCACTCACCGTTATGAAGATGAATCTTCTCCAAAATATCCAACAGACCCTTATTCAAGAGCTGATCCTGGATGAAATGAGTGATGCAAgtacttaaaggaatattccaggtcAATAACAAGTGAAGCTCATTTGACAGCATGTGTGGCTTAGTGTTgattagcacaaaaaaaaaattccacttgTCCCTCTATTTTCTTAGAATGAAAGtgaatttgtaaatgtaaatacttcTTTTTTCAATAGTATAGCCACAAGATGTGAACAATGTGAGAG includes:
- the LOC127947270 gene encoding proline-rich protein 5-like, whose protein sequence is MGSFRKPRPRFMSSPVLSDLARFHASSPTLQLSNASVWNSVQTAVIKVFQGGGLQANELYTLNESIRWLLRTELGSFITEYFQDQLLNKGLLDILEKIHLHNDESRLQALSEMWVRFFTDILPTLQAIFYPVQGQELTVRQMALLGFRNMVLLKLPVENMFQGSSYPPPITQMLLILQGIHEPNGPTQEYFLLERLVEMVISPYLSNYLNMNPNDFSSEDRLEGLRLVDTPHLSQPEIMVTHFAHESFLAPLIEHEGEAYLERTGGVRRHTVANVHSDIQLLSMKNRMCSEEVEVSSAARMTKTESKRTLKTFCREPVFFDSRPGGVEILQGQSTAEMKCGLTS